Proteins encoded together in one Thermodesulfobacteriota bacterium window:
- a CDS encoding rhomboid family intramembrane serine protease has product MIPLRDENPSSTIPLVTIFLILANICLFIYLNYVVPGETNQFFLKLGFIPFELSHFKDISPKNLVPVPLTIFTSMFIHGGWIHLLSNMLYLWIFGDNVEDLLGHIKYLVFYVTCGIAAAGGHFLVNTSSKIPTVGASGAIAGVLGAYVFLFPKARIKTLFIIFIFIHIVNIPAILMLGFWIIMQVLSAYFEYGTQTGGQIAWFAHIGGFASGLMLIIVMKKRKKRSYR; this is encoded by the coding sequence ATGATTCCCTTAAGAGATGAAAATCCGTCCAGCACCATTCCTCTGGTCACTATTTTTCTAATTTTAGCCAACATTTGTCTTTTTATCTATCTAAACTATGTTGTACCCGGAGAAACGAATCAATTTTTTCTTAAACTCGGATTTATTCCCTTTGAACTTTCCCATTTCAAAGATATCTCCCCGAAGAATCTTGTGCCTGTGCCCTTGACTATTTTTACCTCAATGTTCATTCACGGTGGTTGGATTCATTTGTTGAGTAACATGCTATATTTATGGATATTCGGTGATAATGTGGAGGATCTTCTCGGTCATATAAAATACCTGGTTTTCTATGTGACCTGTGGAATTGCGGCAGCCGGGGGACATTTTTTAGTAAATACATCTTCAAAAATTCCCACAGTCGGTGCCAGCGGTGCGATTGCCGGTGTCCTCGGAGCATATGTATTCCTTTTCCCCAAGGCACGTATAAAAACCCTGTTCATCATTTTCATATTCATCCATATAGTTAATATTCCGGCGATTTTAATGCTTGGTTTTTGGATAATCATGCAGGTTTTGAGCGCTTATTTTGAATATGGCACTCAAACAGGCGGCCAGATCGCCTGGTTTGCCCATATAGGAGGATTTGCCTCCGGCCTTATGCTGATTATTGTAATGAAAAAAAGAAAGAAAAGGTCTTATCGATAA
- the panP gene encoding putative pyridoxal-dependent aspartate 1-decarboxylase: protein MTPNAKLLQSDTFPDTSVCSKNKRAELIANWQTLQRIFLQPESESSRSTLLKYMEQILFGLNDFLKQHVGITEEASLLELSNRYKDSCISKNPAKKLAAVIKRIIEDIAPHAVNVASPYFIGHMTSAIPFFMVHLQTIVTALNQNLVKLETSKVTSVLERQVLAKIHRLIYHKDDSFYDFHIQNPESTLGTFVEDGTLANLTALWVARNAFFQPTEGFAGVEKEGMAAAYHACGIDRCVVLVSQLGHYSLRKSGGILGIGHRQFLSIDVDRHNQMDVIKLKKTIESLKTDSPKTKILAVVGIAGTTETGTVDPLAEIAEICDKHNIHFHVDAAWGGPTLLSEKYRTLLSGIHLADSVTIDGHKQFYMPMGCGMVYFKDPSIMDHIAYYASYVNRPGSVDLGIRSVVGSRSAMSLILGSSLEIMGSMGYALLIDHGIETAMSFATEINKRPLFELVTQPQLNILTYRILPNKIKKEFIHADAKKKKELNQQLNHINITVQRLQREAGKSFVSRTTLNRTAHEEKVVLRSVVMNPMTDMKIIGEILDEQEDIYLREFDHSR, encoded by the coding sequence ATGACGCCCAATGCAAAATTGTTACAATCTGATACCTTTCCCGACACGTCCGTGTGCTCCAAAAACAAACGTGCCGAACTAATTGCAAACTGGCAGACGCTTCAGCGAATTTTCCTGCAGCCTGAAAGTGAATCTTCCAGGTCAACCCTATTAAAATACATGGAACAGATTCTTTTTGGCCTGAATGATTTTTTAAAACAGCATGTCGGGATCACCGAAGAAGCAAGCCTGCTGGAACTCTCCAACAGGTATAAAGACAGCTGTATCAGTAAAAACCCCGCTAAAAAACTTGCCGCAGTCATTAAAAGAATCATCGAGGATATCGCTCCCCATGCGGTAAACGTCGCTTCGCCTTATTTCATCGGTCATATGACCTCCGCCATACCATTTTTTATGGTTCACCTTCAAACCATTGTGACCGCATTAAATCAGAATCTAGTGAAACTGGAAACATCCAAAGTGACCTCAGTCCTTGAACGCCAGGTTCTGGCAAAAATTCACCGATTAATTTACCATAAGGATGATTCTTTTTACGACTTTCACATTCAAAACCCGGAAAGCACTCTGGGAACTTTCGTTGAAGACGGTACCCTCGCCAATCTTACCGCCCTATGGGTTGCCAGAAATGCTTTTTTTCAGCCGACTGAAGGTTTCGCCGGCGTGGAAAAGGAGGGAATGGCTGCCGCTTATCATGCCTGTGGAATTGATCGTTGCGTGGTCCTGGTATCACAACTTGGGCATTATTCCCTGAGAAAATCCGGCGGGATTTTAGGCATCGGTCACAGACAGTTCCTGTCCATAGATGTTGACCGCCATAACCAAATGGACGTCATAAAACTGAAAAAAACCATTGAATCATTAAAAACCGATTCCCCTAAAACAAAAATTCTTGCCGTCGTGGGAATAGCCGGAACCACTGAAACAGGAACGGTTGACCCCCTCGCTGAAATTGCTGAAATATGTGATAAACACAACATTCATTTTCATGTGGATGCGGCCTGGGGAGGACCCACCCTTCTTTCGGAAAAATATAGAACGTTGCTCTCAGGAATTCATCTGGCGGATTCGGTGACCATTGACGGACACAAGCAGTTTTACATGCCGATGGGATGTGGCATGGTTTATTTCAAGGATCCATCCATCATGGATCATATTGCCTATTATGCCTCTTATGTAAACCGTCCCGGCTCAGTCGATCTCGGAATCCGCTCTGTTGTCGGCTCCAGATCGGCCATGTCCCTTATCCTCGGCAGTTCACTTGAGATTATGGGAAGTATGGGATATGCCCTTCTTATTGACCACGGAATCGAAACCGCCATGTCGTTTGCAACAGAAATTAATAAAAGACCCCTGTTTGAACTGGTGACCCAGCCACAGCTTAATATTCTCACTTATAGAATTTTACCGAATAAAATTAAAAAAGAATTCATTCATGCCGATGCGAAAAAGAAAAAAGAGTTGAATCAACAATTGAATCATATCAACATCACAGTCCAACGCCTACAAAGAGAGGCCGGAAAGAGCTTTGTTTCCCGAACGACGCTCAACAGAACCGCCCATGAAGAAAAAGTCGTGCTGCGATCTGTGGTGATGAATCCGATGACCGATATGAAAATTATTGGTGAAATACTGGATGAACAGGAGGATATTTATTTACGCGAATTTGATCATTCCAGGTAA